ttcattgaatcacagaataacacaggctggaaaagacccctgagcaccacggtactgggtctggctggtactgggtcacttttgccagagcagcccacatgctgctgtgcttcggactcatggctggaacggtgttgatcacgcaccagtgttttggctattactgagcagtgctcagaccacatgaaggctgtctctccaaccaccccaaagctggctggctcagggtggtccagtggttgggaggtgacatagacgtgacagcttacctgaattgaacaatgggatattccgtacgttatgacatcatgctcagcgttgatactgaggtaaaggagggatgcaaagagatgatatttcttagtcagacatttgtcttcctaaggaaccactacgtgtccttaatccttgcttcccaggatgtgggttggtgtgacaggacttcctagtgtctgcccagcagccactggaacaacatcagcccccacaactctgggaaactcaatagaatttatgtattttgcattattgctctatttttggtgttattagtaaagttattttaatttccagtttgtaagtccctctcccttttcctcctttttcccttcccctagtagggggtgggggggggggtgtgataatatcacgcatctgccactcatttattgctgccctgctctaaacagtgacaaacagacagaagaaactgccccagaaacatcatcccagaccccattaccccataccagccccagccctaagtcaggtagggctctccccttgtcactgcaatggctccagggactcaagagacacctgggaaCACATCTatattttagttacagctgagcagtgtttgtgcagcatcaaggactttttggctcctaatgctgccctatgagcaagtaggctgggggtgccccagaagttaggagggaacaaatcttggacagctgagtgcagctgaccaaagggacatttccatttctaagaaaggactccagtgattcagctgatgtaaatgtgcttgtagatttttctaaaatataggaaataataaaattgtatactttttaaaacagacatcaggtatctgaccataaacAGGCAATGCCACTGTTAGGGTGCCGCAGTGTACCTggattgctgtgctgggactggttTCTATGTCAGAGgacctgtgggagaccagagctccttggaagctgcaggaggaggttggtgagggtttgctagatcatctccactggcaccaggtttctgtgtcCCTGTAGCTGAAGATACGTGTGTCCTACATCCATTCCCTATTCTGGacaacacttctcaaaaaaggatatccttgaaagtcttagaaaaacctgaaaagtccattgagatgtttctttgctttgggtctttgtcttcagctcttcttacttccattttcattgctatttaaatgacatctgacaggcctacaggcattagaacaggatcatttggtgtcttgcacagattctcactccctaaaagcttccctgaccagggctctttagtcgatacccagagcaagtcacattgaggtgtcaacctctcttcatggttttaaatgtttgtttaaacagtcccttacagcacaggaggattcaagccccacaaacatctgctctgctccagttacaaaaagggcgcaataggatcttaaaggaacagtgcctAGATGAGACATCcagaagtctgcagtgcaacctgtccaaaacagggtcagaccaaatggttcaaggcttgattcagtttgagtttgagacttcccaaggacagagactacccagcctccatgggtgacctgttccagcacttgtttgagctcctggggaaaaatgttgtccttctctccTGGCTGAAACACTCTTCGTTCACTTTCCTCCcatggtcttttgtcctcctgccatgcaatagggtgaagagaagtgctctctgttctccataaccttcttgtgggtgctggcaggctggggtgatgtcctgctcagcctttccttctcgagactggacaagcccagctccctcagcctctcctcacaggccaagtgcgCCAGTCCCTTGCTGTCGTGCagccctttgctaaacccacgacagcttgccaatatcattcctaaactgggcatctgaattttggatcccttctctttactcttaactattcttgcagccaccaaatccaggtggtcaccccatggcagttcctttgtgaccgctgccagtgccccggcctgtgcccagcccagccacactgtcccacagatcATCCCATGGACCCACTGTTCcggctcagcactggaaagggtgtgtatgtggtgtgaggaacagtttctcgtaggtgatccccaagacattcctttgtgccctgtcccccttcagtttcttgtacctgagacagcctcccataagtcctgataactacgcAGTCTTATCCACACCCCATGTGGGGTTTCGCAGATGTcctcgctctgggttttgccagggtttggacaaggagagaagtggagcagggcttgcctttccacctgtgcagtcactgagcccagcaggaagagggaagtggccatgcaacaaagctcacacataaacctgtggtgagaggtcagtgctggaagaggccaaaaagcgaggccaccagtgaaagttcactggagtcccattccctaatacatcaccccatgtcttcctccccccattccatggagaaccacagcacagcaaactgtactcacagggtcagtttcttcagcctgctgctgacctcagccatgcaaggaaagcccaacctctagccaatgccactgaggaaatccacttttattagaaagattttacagtggaggccagctgtaaccttgtgacagacacatgtgtaaagacctcagggttagacaggctcaatttatgactctggagaagtggagttcatgcagacattcctggagaaacagaattatcacagataaaatgaccagagcacaggaggttccccataagcagtagaaatcacttgtgaaaagaaatgggcacattatagctgctgaaagactaataacagaatgagcttcttcaacgcatctttgagctcctggttcctcatgctgtaaatgagggggttcactgctggaggaaccaccgagtagagaaatgacaaaaccagatccaggtatggggaggagatggagaggggcttcatataagaaatcatgccagtgctgataaaaagagacaaaacaatcagatgggggaggcatgtggaaaaggctttgtgctgtccctgctcagaggggatcctcagcacagccctgaagatctgcacataggacacgacaatgaaaccaaaacacccaaaagccaaagaaacactaaccccaagaagcccaacttccctgaggtaggactgtgagcaggagagcttgaggatctggggtatttcacagaagaagtggtccagggcactgccttggcagagaggaattgaaaatgtattgacagtgtgcaagaGAGCATGGAGGAAagcactgccccaagcagctgctgccatgtggacacaagctctgctgcccatcaccagttcatagtgcagaggtttgcagatggccgtgtaacggtcataggccatgacagtgaggagacaacactcccccacaatcaagaagagaaagaaaaagagctggacagcacaccctgcataggagatggccctagtgttccagagggaattggccatggctttggggagagtggtggagacggagcccagctcaagaaaagagaggttgaggaggaaaaagtacacgggggtgtggaggcggtggtcacaggctatggcagtgatgatgaggccgttgcccaggatggcagccaggtagatggccaggaagaggcagaagtgcaagagctgcagctcccgtgtgtctgcaaatgccaggaggaggaagtgggtgatggagctgctgttggtcatttgtTTCATCTGGGCAagggattctgttcttagaggaagaaccaatgaagatttagggcagacttctcagagcaaaatcaaagcctttctccaagaccctcaccctgttacacacattcatcattcgttttccaggagcccttgcttcagctctgtggctgcagctctggttggttgttcctgagtgtaccgggagcagcaggacctcttccttccggctgctaaaaagccagctctgctctgcggacagtgggtgcatgggcatggtggggcaaggtccagacccgttgtacaactttgtcagacgaacctcctcctgtcacagtaggaattttcagcatcaaaactgcagaggtcagactcagaaattttgggttttcacagcttccctgatttccccttgtggttgttgtcattagatgatggaaactctccatgtttctgttgactgcagggtgaacagggcaagtcctgtgaggcaagaggaatgactgtggtttaatgcagagatatggcagctggtctgtccatccttctatttctgaaatgccctgggcttacaccctgatggactgatggactgatgaagacatggagatactactgacaacagagaccactaaatgtctcacacattctgtgggtctcagcacgccacttctagccaagaatacacatggcttatttcaccacCCAAGAGCATGTCCTCAGTGGTagcttctctgcacttctccatgcagctctaagataaaacagaggtgctatgggtcacgtttgcttcctggagggcagctgacagcttagaaggacaccccaaggagctaaccaattgtcctaatgatgtcatctcattgagtgaaaattgactcagtccccagccccacaggctgcattgcccacagccccaaaggttagagggaaggtgggacacttgttgccgtggtcacatctgcatgaacggacaaacaagatcacagtttgagtctgcagctcagacacccatccccagagagtgacagcaacaaaaagataaattcaaaggagaaaagaggagaaacaaggaagaatatagtgaggatttggctgagagaggcaaggggagaggcagagaagagaggaagggggctgctcagggaaggcatctgcactgcaggccatggccaggaggtgcccatatctcccctgcaacagggtttccatgagcagttccctcccttcctgcccatctcgactgcctggagctgtccctgccaggagctcttgctctggacccacatctcctccctgccagtgctcacagaccccagcccagcccctgtgtgcccagttctgccctgcagcctctccgtgagtgcagggactaaagggcagctcacacaaaccctgatgaaactggccaggggatgctggtgctgcctgtagtccccagagctggaaagggaaaatgcagactcaggaaagcttctcctctctacagtcatccctccttcaactttccaaatgaaaagttcctttggaaatctcccactgcacatgcagcacacaaagaggagaaacctcagcagacagtcagcttccctttcataaagctccatcttgaataattcccttggaaatgccatgggggtgatagggagctgtgagcagccctgacccatgcagcagaagcaccctgtcctgccaagggtggttccttccacctacagcttctccctctagcgtcatggtgagctccttggccaggcagagtgctgaccctggcaggcagcagagttcctgccccagcacacagcccctggggtgcatagaccctgctctgaaggacagcttggggcagcccaggctgcacatccaccttcccaacccttcagccatccctgggagaaggcagctgtcatggcctgtccctctgagggtgcagcaggcagtccctgctttgcagcacgtcctcaccttctacaaaagagaaactgtgatactgctcatggtccatcctttaggttgtgcggtgtgccagctttagtagatcttttcacaaaattcaaagacattgtccttcatgcagagacttaccgtgtcaatggctgaaaagatttctcccccagtgagctctcagcatcctccaaccccagactgccgttaacctctctctgcctctctcctctcccctcgctgcctgcaggcagtgccctcagccctgctgtgctttgcagaggagctgctcctgggcacagctgcctctctgcagtgctgcccacttgccatgacgtccatttgtcccagaagctcagcctcagctcagcagcagaggacaagctcaatgtgtctctgattcttctccctctgggctcacttaaggtgtctttttgtctccaggggaaccggctgtgaaacaggatgaagtcatcactgatgattcctccgctggggagaaactcctcttttctttagtgtcatttctcttctcagacaaagagtgagaaagaaaaaaccactttgcttgtcccatcattagacaggaaaaccagtaagtggcagggaggcatctcctttatccctaatgaaggaagggattcagcctagtcattcgagacatctcatcctgggtttgaagtcctggggttagaagaggactcagctccctctcatgtacaacacaaacccacaagaggtgggattcctccgtgacatctggcgcccgaacagggacccttgtgtgccccgaagacttcagacgatggaatccgtctggaggtagaaggaggcgaccaaaggcggagaagcctgcaaaagcagctgctgccccggcggcttcggttcgaagtgcccatcggactgggaagaagacacgcgtgctgattgaggtgggacggttatccccgtggggatctcaccaggaacaggtgagcggctggggaggagatggggtccacgctgacaaaggaagaaagtgcagtggtgaagctcctccatcatatgctctctaagagagcggtctcttacgatgcaaaagtactgaaagagctactgatgtgggcacgagagcgtaacttaatctccagggctggagccacgtttgagttacccacctgggaagccataggacaaagcctatgggacgagttcagtagcgaggataagaccgcaggctgttattctacgctgtggcggttagtaaaagagactttgagagagatgaaaagcgaaagagctgccgccacgtctgcttttgttgccctgacccctgcaacgctgccagcgtcgggaaatgctatgatgctttccaacgaagcgcggaatttgtttgagaatagcatacggatgccacctctatgggcggtcaaagaaacaacggtggcagagacacgtgatggggacttagctgaaagggctaggaaggaaattccgcctgaaaaaatatacccacaactatcgccgacccgaccagggtccccagatggggaataggagtcgggggcgggggaggacggtttgcttaaacaggtattgaaggagatcagccagcagttaaaagatttgtcgttgcggtcaccttcgccggggactggtgaagcgcttggaccatcggtgcaggcagagccgacgaaggggaatccattccggtcggactggaatcctgagctgccaccccccccggttccgttgttaccgccagcaccacccttacagttgccgcctgctgcacccttacccagccacttacttaatcctgtgctgccacctgctggagagatgcatcctggagagcgatggagtctttcgagatgcgctggtggagggacaaatcatcacgtttgttgcagcgtacccggtggtgacacaagtgggcggggggtcgaaatgggaggcatttgattggaagttattggagaaagttaagacttccgtaatgcagaatgggttaaggtcaccggtaacccaacaaatgctaaagtatatttttactgctgatcggttacttcctatggatattttacaaattgctgagattgCGCTAACTgcctcacaacaacttttattccacagggcgtggtcgtgactgtgtgatcaagaggctgcacggcctcgggatcaaaatgatcctttgtatggcatccaatcacaaacgcttactggacagggtccttttgcggatggagatatgcaattaggttttataccgcaggtgatacagttgtcgcagcatcttgcattacaagcaattttttccgtgcaggagccgggtcaacctcatgcttttgcacatattaagcagggacaaaatgagcagtttaagcagtttgttgaccgactttacaaagctatcgagacgcacccggacctaacaggggatatgaagaccgaaatgtttcagttactagcttttgacaatgccaatgaaaggaataaacaaatactaggctcgttgccgcaatctgcgcaagtagcggacatggttgagttgatggaatgaacccaacagaccaagtacacTGCGTGTGTTGCTGcagcggtacaaggggctattgcaccattgctacacgaaaatcgggaaaagagaaattcggaaaagcggtattttaaatgcgggaaaatagggcattctaaggcgcaatgtaagatgcagacaagatcatcccaagggttgggggactcaggatcgTGCCCCCgaaacaagtggtgtgtcacttgttgtagagataatcaTAACACCTCTGAATGTTCTAAGTCAGAAAACCGGGGGGGGCGCGCGAGGGTCCCGCGCgctacgacacaagtgcagggggcatggacagtggcaccagagccctcgacttcctctgggccgccacttgtgggagtgccagagtggacgtggaaacagcagtagataaaaccctggtaacaacggaagaggtgtgtattgacaccagtgtaaaagggcctttaggccacgggctgagtgccctattattaggacgattgtcaacatctaaacaaggcatttttgttttaccaggggtcatcgacgctgatttcactggagtggtaaaggtaatggtgtataccttggctcctccgttgtccattcccgccggcagcaggattgcccagctggtaccgtttcgagcttgtgtaccacatgccacaccaaaccaccgtggagatgagggctttgggtcctcaggacaaccgtatgtatacctagcattagacatcatgaaaaacaagccagaaattgaagttatggtgaaatcaaaagaccaggagatgataaaattaaaaatgatgattgatactggagcagatgtaactatcatatctgctcggcattggccttcacattggccaacggttgaatcattcacgggagtgtacggtgtcgaaggggcacaatccacacgcattagtcgggatctcgtggcttttcatttttcagacggtgcGGTAGTGTAAACACgaccttatattatgcaaattccaatcatgttaataggaagagatgtactcggtcaattgcatactactatcgttacccagccttttcggggcggccattgaacagcagccggttttgaagataaaatggaaaacgaataacccagtttgggttgatcaatggccacttactgccgaacggctgcaaaaagtcaatgagctggtagaagaacagttacaagctggacatattcagccatctactagcccttggaacacactaatatttactattccgaaaaagagtggggaatggcatctactacatgattcgagagcagttaacaatgtcatggaagacatgggggcgctacagccaggtctgccatcactggtcttgatcccagagaaatggacagtcctagttatagatttgaaggattgtttttttactattcctttgcatcccgaagatgctgaaaggtttgctttttctgtaccatcaataaacaaggcagaacctgcctg
This genomic stretch from Opisthocomus hoazin isolate bOpiHoa1 chromosome 19, bOpiHoa1.hap1, whole genome shotgun sequence harbors:
- the LOC142363674 gene encoding olfactory receptor 14A16-like, encoding MTNSSSITHFLLLAFADTRELQLLHFCLFLAIYLAAILGNGLIITAIACDHRLHTPVYFFLLNLSFLELGSVSTTLPKAMANSLWNTRAISYAGCAVQLFFFLFLIVGECCLLTVMAYDRYTAICKPLHYELVALQTSGCLI